The sequence below is a genomic window from Ornithobacterium rhinotracheale.
AATTTATAGGGAATCATTCTAAAAGGTGTGAGCATGTTGGTAATGCAGTTCCCCCTCCTTTAGCTTCTGCATTAGCAAAACAATGTTTAGAGTTTTTAATTCAACAAAGGTGATTAATATATCTCACTTGTGGTTTCTTACAATAATTACTTGTAGGAACATCCTAATAACTCATAGGAATACAAAATCTACCTGTAGAAATACAAGGACGCCCTATAGGCGTATATAAATGATCCGTAGGAATAGGAAAATAATAAGTAGGAGCCTATTTTTTAAAGAAAATTTAAAAAACGGATTGTAGGAATAGAAGAGTGATTGATTTTTTCGTATATTTTAGCAGTATCAACTAATAAAAACAAAATATGATGAGTAAATTAAAAACTTCCGAACTCCAATACCTCGAAAACTACCGCGTTTTATTCGCTAATTTAGAGGAGATAAAAGACTTAAAAACCGAATTGGCAGACTACGGCTACGACGATACTAAAATCGCCGAAGGCAAAGCCTTATTCGACGACACACAACAACTCTACGACCAAAACAAACAAGAAACCGCCGAAGAAAAAGAAGCCTATGCCCGGTTTTCAGACGCTTTTAGTCATTTAAAGAAGACTTATGGCAAACACCGCAAGATAGCCAAAGTCGCCCTAATGAAAAAAACAGAACTTTGGAAAACCCTTGCCATTGATGGCAGTTTGTCCGCCGCCTATGTAAAAGCAATGCAAGAAATCAAAACCTTTTACGAGCAAGCCCAAAACCACAGCGATGCCAAACCCCTATTAGAAAAGTTCAAAATCAATCAAGCCGTAGTCGATGCCCAAGTCGCACAAATTCAGCAAGTAGAAACCCTACGCGCTAAGTACGAAAAAGAAAAAGGCGAAAACCAAAACGCTACCCAACAGAAAAACAAAGCCTTTGCCGACCTATCCGATTGGATCAAAGAATTCTACGCCGTAGCCCAAGTCGCCTTGGACGACCGCCCTCAACTAATGGAAAGCATCGGTAAATTCGTAAGAAGTTAAAAAATCATTTAAAACCCACTTAAAAGACCTTTCACCATCCACGAAAGGTCTTTTTGTTTAATTATTCAATCATAATTGGTCAATGATTTCTGTCGATTGGGATTGCTTCTGGATATACGCTTTTATAAACTGGATTTCTTGGCGTAATTGTAGCCATTGGCTCTCCTCAATAGTGATTAATTTCATTACTTCTGATTTTATCGTTTATCTGGGGAAAGTTCAGAAGACTGAGGCTATGATAACGCCAAGTTTTGCCAATGGGTAGATAGAAAATTAGCGTATTTTAACGAATTTATATTTATGCCTTAATAATCATGGGTTTAGAGCAAAAAAAAAGACGCTTAAAGCGACTGATGATCATCTTGAAATTAGTAAAGTAAGTAGTGTGAGTGTGGTTTGCCAATGGGTAGTTATGGGCAAAGTTTATTCAGCCCCTTAGCAGGCTGATCAATTCTTAGATATTCTTATCCATAATAAGTTTCTAAGGAATTGACTAATTGATTTAAAAATAAGGTTCTTGAACCTGAACGACTTTTCATACGGTGAAAAGTATGATGAATATCTTGTAATTCAATCTTAAATAAAGCTTGACGAGTTACGGCGATTTTATTTAAACTAATTTGTCCGCTTGAGATGGCTTTTGCCGCATGTAGTGCATAGATAAGCTCGACTAGAGCAGCTTTACTTTCTGTCCAATGAATTGAGCGATGGTTTTCATTGGCTATTTTATCAAATTGTGTGGTTGTACGAAAATGAAGATACTCATAAAATAATTCTCTACCAATAATCCGAGCAGTCAAATAATCGTAGTAAGTTGAAAATCGTCGATCTAAATCAAAAGCGTGATTTTCTAATCCTTCTTGAAAATTAAAAGAAGACCTTAAAAAATATTTATGGTCTTCGTCAGTTCTACCAGAGTGATAGTAAATATAGAAAGGATTTGTTTTTAGAAAATGGTTATGCCTGCTTTTTAATCGTTTTTTCTCTTTAGCAAAATAGTCTTCGTAAATTTTGCCCTTTGTAGTAGGACGAATGATTTCCATTTTGTAAATACGATTGTAATACATCAGCTTTCCATAAATATGAGGTTTGATGTTTCTGAAGAAATGAATCTCTTCTTGTTCATCATTAAATCCTCTTTCAAGGATATATACTCTTGCATCTTCTAAAACTTTGGATAAATAATGAATCATTTCCAATGCTTCAGGGATAACGGTTGCTACATCTAGTGTTACCTTTTCCTCTTCTCTGTGGATGTCTTGAAAGACTTTTTCAAAATACTGTTCCATATTACTTAAATATTTAAAATTATGTCCTACAAAATTACGGAACAATCATAAAAATTCATTAGGCAAGAAAAACATATCTTTTAACTTATATTGCCTCGCCTGCACGGTGTGAGTCGGCATCCATAGAGGAGCACGCTTGCACCGTGCAGGCGAGGCAAAGTTATAAGAATTTGTTCAAAAAGTAAATATGTTGTATCTTCGCTGTGTTGAGTTTCAATGAAAATCAATGAAATCAAAAGAAGTAAGTTGAGTTACTAATTCGTTACCTAAAATAAAAAAAATACTTGTAATATTTTATATTTCAACATTTTAAAGAATTAGTATGAATTTTAAAATAAAAAACCTATCTTTGCTCATACCATGAGTAACTATGTAGTTTCAGCTAGAAAATACCGTCCGCAAAACTTCGAAGAAGTTGTAGGGCAGGAGGCGATTGCCACCACGCTTGAGCATGCCATTGCATCTGAGCATTTGCCACAGGCGTTGCTTTTTTGTGGTCCGCGTGGGGTAGGGAAAACTACATGTGCTCGTATTTTGGCGCGCAGAATCAACGAAGAAAATGCCGACGAAAATACGGAAGATAATGATTTTGCTTTCAATATTTTTGAGCTTGATGCTGCGTCAAACAACTCGGTAGACGACATTCGTGGGCTGGTGGATCAAGTGCGATTCCCACCGCAAACGGGCAAGTACAAAGTCTATATCATAGACGAGGTGCATATGCTCTCGAATGCGGCTTTTAATGCTTTTTTAAAGACTTTGGAGGAGCCGCCTGCGCACGCTATTTTTATTTTGGCAACTACCGAAAAACACAAAATCATTCCTACGATTTTGTCTCGTTGTCAGATTTTTGATTTTAAACGAATTCAAATTTCAGACATTAAAGATCACTTGCAAAAAATTGCAGAAAAAGAGGGAGTAACTTACGAAGACGATGCTCTGCATTTAATTGCCCAAAAAGCCGATGGTGCTTTGCGTGATGCACTTTCAATCTTTGATAGATTGGTCACTTTTGGACAAGGAAATTTAACACTAAAAGGCGTTGCCGAAACGCTCAATGTGCTTGATTATGATTTTTATTTTCAAGTGACCGATGCGTGTTTAGGCAATCAAATTCCTGAAGCTCTGAACCTTTTAGATGATATTTTAAAGAAAGGTTTTGATGCACAAATGTTTGTTTCTGGTTTGGGTGGGCATTTTAGAGATTTGCTCGTGGCACAAAATCCTCAAACGATTAATTTGCTAGATGTAGGCGAAAATACCAAAAATAAATATTTGGAACAAGCACAGAAGTGCACCCCTAAATTTTTAATCGATGCCATTAAAATTTGTAATCAGGCTGACATTAATTATAGAGCTAGTAAAAACCAAAGACTTACGGTGGAAATTGCGTTGATGCAGTTATGCTCGCTCACTACGCCTGATGGCGAACTTAAAAAAAAAAGTTTAAAATCTTAGCTTCGGCTTTCTTTAATAATTTAAGTACTAAACTTGCCGAAAATACGCCTAAACCTAAAGCTGAAAAACAAAAAGATCAATCTTTACTCAATAGGGATAAAAAACCGATTATTTCTGCAAGACCAAAGAATGCGGTATTTGGGATTAAAGCAGAACTCCAAAAAATAGAGGAGAAAGAACGCGAACGCGAAGAAGCTAAAAAAGTAGTTTTAACGGAGGAGAATAAAGGCTTGCCAAAAGATGAATTTTCTGAAGATCAGTTTGAAACTTTCTGGAATAATTATTTAACTAAGCTTGAAAGTAAAGATGAATCGCTGTATAACATCATCAAAATGGCACAATGGAAAATAGAGAATCAAGAAAATATTTCATTGAGTTTCTATTCTGAAACCATGGCGGTGAAGTTTGAAAATGTGAGAGATGAGCTCATCAATGAATTAAGGCAATCGCTAAATAATTATTATGTAAACATAAACAAAAAAGTGATTGATGATGTGCCACAAAAAATGCATATCAAAACTCGCCGAGATGTCTTTAATGATATGGTAAAAGAAAATCCGCTGATTGAGGTTTTACACCAGAAATTTTTGCTCGATATCGACAATATGCCTGATTAAAAATGACTGAAGAATTACAACTTGCACATCACCAAGTCACCAACGATTCGCACGGAAAATCTATTGTTTTGGTTTTAAATCATGTGCAATCTCCCCAAAATATAGGGCTTATCATTCGCACGGCAGAAGCCATGGGTGTGCAAAAAATATTTGTGATTTCTGAGCAATTTTCAGAGCTTACGCCCAAAATAAAACGCCTAACTCGCAGTACAGAAAAATATATTTCCATAGAATTTTCTACGGAAATAATACCCGTTATTCAATTATTGAAAAATCAGAATTTTAGCATTTTTGCTTTAGAAAAAACTTCGCAAAGTGTAGATTGTAAAACATTTAGCCCCAAATTTCCTTGTGCCATCGTCGTAGGAAATGAGAAAAATGGAGTAGAAGAGGAGGCGTTGAAATTATGCGATACGCATGTGCATTTGACCATGTATGGGAAAAACACCTCGCTCAATGTGGCGGTGGCAACGGGCATGCTACTTCACGAATGGGTATAAAAAAACTCGGAAAAATTAATTCCCGAGCTTCTTTTTAAGGATGGCTGTGTTATTTATTGTTGAAAAAAGGTTTTCTCGTAATTCACATTCATTTGATCGTACAACTTTTTCAATGATTGCATTCTTTGCTTAAAGTCGTTATAATCTTTTTTATTTAGCTGAGTCCAAACTACTTCTGAAAGTGCCCCCATGCGAGGTACCGCCATGTACTCTACTTGTGCAGAAGTCGGGATATACTCTGTCCACACATTGGCTTGAGCCCCCCAAATGTATTTTTTCTGCTCTTCTGTAAGTTCTTTAGGCTGAGGATTGTATGAGTAAACTTCTTCCACGGTCGTTAAGCAACAAATCGCAAATGGAGTTTGTGTATCTCTATCTTTTTCAGTTTGGTAGTGGTCAAAATATACATAATCACCAGGAGTCATAATCACTTTGTGATTTTGTTTTGCCGCTGCGATTCCGCCCTCTTCGCCACGCCAGCTCATCACAGTAGCGTTTGGAGCAAGTCCACCTTCTAGAATTTCGTCCCAGCCGATGATTTGGCGACCTTTAGAGTTTACAAATTTCTCAACACGATTGATGAAATAACTTTGTAGCTTTTCCTCTTTGGTGTGTTTTCTTCCGTCGAATTTATTAGGCTCAGTATCATCTTTTAAACCTAATTTCAGGATTAAGTCCTGTGCCTGTTTGCTTTCTTTCCATTCTTTTTTAGGAGCTTCATCACCACCGATGTGGATATATTCGCTTGGGAAAATATCCATAACCTCTGTCAAAACATCTTCTATGAATTTAAATGTTTCTTCTTTCGGAGCTAGAATTTGAGGGAAAACACCCCACCATTTTCCAACTTCGTAAGGTCCCGTTCCGTTTCCCAACTCAGGGTAGGCAGCCAGTGCAGCCAACATGTGCCCAGGCATATCGATTTCTGGAATCACTGTAATGTGGCGATCTGCGGCATATTTTACAATATCTCTTGCTTGGTCTTGAGTATAGAAACCTCCGTATTTTTTACCATCTCCTTTAAATGTTTCATCTTTTAAACCAGAACCTGGGAAATGTTTTTTAATCGCAGTTTCAGCACGATACGCCCCGACTTCTGTAAGCTTTGGATATTTTTTAATTTCTAATCTCCAACCTTGGTCTTCGGTTAAATGCCAGTGAAATTTATTCATTTTGTGCAAAGCCAAAAGGTCGATGTATTTTTTGATGAAATCCACTGGGAACATATGGCGGCCAACATCGAGGTGCATTCCGCGGTAAGCAAAACGAGGTTCATCTTTGATTTCTACAGCAGGAAAATATTCTATATTTTTCTGATTATGAACTAATTGTCTCAATGATTGAATGCCATAGAAAATTCCTGTAGAAGTGCTTGCAGTAATTTTTACATTTGAGTCATTGATGCTTAAAGTATAAGCCTCTTCGCCCTTTACGGAAGGATCAATCACCAAATGAATTCCGCTAGCTTGATTAGGTTCAGCAACACTCAATTTTAGATTGGTGGCTGTTTTCAAATAATCTTTCAAGAAATCAGCTTCTTTATTGAGTGATTTTGGCGCAAAAATTTTGACTTTATTATTGAGAACAAAGCCACCATTTTTAATTAAAATTTCATTGGGCTCAGGAACAATCGGGTAGTCTGCCTTTGTGTTTTGCAAATTGCCCAACGATTGTTGTGTAGCGCAAGATGCCATAAGCCCTAAGCATCCGGCTAGTAAAAGATTCTTTATCATATCTATATATTTTTTGCTAAAATACGATTTTTAAATAAAATTTCGTATGAGTATTATCATAATGCCCAAGAAAATTATGTTTTTGAATGATTTTTAATCAAGGTGTATTATGAGTATAATAGCTTATTTGATAGAAAACATTATTTAACATAATATAAATTATAGGTTTTTTTAGAGTCTAAAATTTTGGATTAAATTGCAATCACAAAAAAAAAGTGCAAAAAACATCATTTTTTGCACTTTCAGATAAATTGTATTTTAAATTATTTTGAATCGAAGAAATGAGAAATTTCCTCTTGTTGCGGTCTTTTTTCGTCCTCGCTTTCATCGTATGGTCCGTGCATGATTTTCTTGGTGAGCATGTAGATAAATAGACACAAAAGCAATAAATAAACCAAAGTAAATAATACTAATGAGAACATAATTTGATTAGCACTCACGGCTTTGCTCAAGGCATCGCTTGTGCGTAAAAGTTTATAGACTACCCATGGTTGGCGTCCCATTTCGGCTGCAAACCAGCCTACTTGGTTAGCGATTTGTGGTAAAATCACACTGAAAACAAAAATTCTTAAAAGCCATTTTCTCTCAAATAATTTTCCTCTATACAACTGGACTGATGCGTACACGCACAGCAAAATTAAAAATACTCCAATGGCTACCATAAGGTGATAAAATTGAAAAATTGCATTGATCTGTGTTGGAATTTCATCTTGTGGAAAATCATTTAATCCCTGCACAGGTGCATTGAAATTATGGTGAGTCAAAAAGGATAACCCGCCAGGAATATAGATCCCCGTAACTTCTTGTGTTTTCTGATTTACCCAGCCCATGATGTACAAATCAGCTTTAGCATCTGCGGCATAATGCCCCTCGAGTGCTGCCAATTTTTCTGGCTGATTTTTTGAAACACCATCGGCAGTAGCATGTCCAGAAAGCAATTGTGAAAGGCTCACGATTGTTGCTACAACTAAGGCATATTTGAAAGCTAATTTAGAAATTTCCACATAACGATTTTTGACTAAATAATATGCATGTACACTTAAAACCAAAAATACTCCAGCTAAAAATGCACCTTGCCAAACATGGATAATTCTGTCTACCGAAGATGGATTAAATACCATTTCCCAGAAGTTGGTGATTTCTGCACGAGCGTCCATCCCCTCGCCCACGATTTTATAGCCTGCAGGTGTCTGCTGCCAGCTATTTGCCACCACAATCCAAATGGCAGAAAACATGGAGCCAAAGAACACTCCGATGGTAGAAACTAAATGCATCCAAGGCTTTACACGATTCCACCCAAAAAGCAAAACGCCCAAAAATCCACTCTCCAGTGCAAAAGCAAAAATTCCCTCGGCAGCGAGTGCACTACCAAAGATGTCTCCCACATATTTTGAATAAGTCGCCCAGTTGGTTCCAAATTCAAACTCCATCACGATTCCTGTCGCTACACCGAGCCCAAAAGTAAGTGCAAAAATCTTTGTCCAGAATTTGGCAAGTATTTCATACTCTTTCTTCTTAGTTCTAATATATTGACTTTCATAGATTACCATCATAAGCCCAAGGCCAATGCTGAGCGGCGGATAAATGTAGTGAAATGCAATGGTGAATGCAAATTGAATCCTTGCTAAAATTTCGGTATCCATATCTGTGTTTTTTAATCCAAAACAAAATTAAGATTAAAATTCATATTAGAATAATAATTTTGTGAAATAGATTATTTCTTCTTTGCTAAAATTTATAAATCAAATTGAAACAAAATATCTTATTTTCTTCACTTATAGAAAACTGAGCAATATCATCTAATTTTGTATACTTTTTCCTCCAATGTTTGGGGTAAAATTTAGCATATTTAGTTGATTTTTTTCTTTCAAATTAAAAATAAAAAAAGTAAATTTGTAAAAATCATATTATAAAAACAATCAATAATGGCTCAAAAATCTTATATTCATTACACACTTACCGATGAGGCTCCAATGCTAGCTACACATTCGTTTTTACCAATGGTAAAAGCACTTACTTCCCTTGCCGATATCGAAATTAAATTGGCTAATATTTCCCTAGCACATCGTATCCTTGCGAATTTTCCAGATTATTTAGAAAACGAGCAGCGCGTAGACGATGCTTTGACTCAGCTAGGAGATTTGGCAAAACGCCCAGAGGCAAACATCATTAAACTACCTAACATCTCGGCTTCTGTAAAGCAATTAGAAGACGCCATAGCAGAACTTCAGTCGCATGGCTACAATGTGCCCAATTATCCGCTTGAGCCAAAAAATGATGAGGAAAAAGAAATCAAAAAGCGATACGCTATGGTGCTTGGCTCGGCAGTGAATCCTGTTTTAAGAGAAGGAAACTCAGACCGTAGAGCCCCTAAGGCAGTGAAAAATTACGCCAAAGCACACCCGCATCGTATGGGTGCTTGGGCTAAGGATTCTAAAACGCGCGTGGCTCATATGGAACATGGCGATTTCTACGATACCGAAAAATCCGTTACCATAGAAAAAGACAATCAATTCAGAATTGTATTTAAAGCCGAAAATGGTGAAGTAACTACGCTAAAAGGCACAAGTCCACTACTCGCTGGCGAAGTAATCGATTGTGCCGTAATGCGCATGAAGGATTTGAAAGAATTTGCACAAAAAAGCATCGAAGAAGCAAAAAAAGAAAACATTTTACTTTCAGCTCACTTAAAAGCTACGATGATGAAAGTTTCTGATCCAATTATTTTTGGTGCCATTGTCGAGACTTATTTCAAAAAAGTGTATGAAAAATACGCCGATATTTTCAAATCTTTAGACATTACGCCAAACGCTGGATTGCAATCACTTTTAGATAAAATCAGAGGAAACGAAAAAGAAAACGAGATTTTAACCGATATTAAAGATACTTTAAACGAAAATGCTAAGGTGGCAATGGTAAATTCCGACAAAGGAATTACCAACTTCCATGTGCCTTCTGATGTGATTATCGATGCATCGATGGCTGCAATGATTCGTGGCGGAGGAAAAATGTGGAATCTTGCGGGCAAAGAGGAAGATACTTTGGCAATGATTCCAGATCGTGCGTATGCTAAATTTTACCAAGCCGCCATTGATGAAAACAAAGCCAATGGTGCCCTTGATCCTACTCAAATCGGAACGGTTTCTAATGTGGGTTTAATGGCCAAAAAAGCGGAAGAATATGGCTCACACGACAAAACTTTCCAAGCAGAAGGAAAAGGTGTGATTCAGATTTTGGACAAAGACGAAAATGTTTTGCTAGAGCAAAATGTTGAAAAAGGAGATATTTTCCGTGCTTGCCAAACCAAAGATGAACCTATCAAAGATTGGGTGAAATTAGCCGTAACGCGTGCAAGACTATCTGATACGCCTGTGATTTTCTGGCTAGATAAGCAACGCGCACACGACCGCGAAATCATTAAAAAAGTGGAAAAATATCTACCACTTCACAATACAACAGGGCTTGATATTTCTATCATGGATGTAGACGAGGCGATGAAGAAAACCCTTGCAAGAATGCGCGAAGGCAAAGACACCATTTCGGCATCTGGAAATGTGTTGAGAGATTACATTACAGACCTGTTTCCTATCCTTGAATTAGGAACTTCGGCAAAAATGCTTTCTATCGTTCCGCTCATGAACGGAGGAGGCTTGTTTGAAACAGGAGCAGGAGGTTCTGCACCAAAGCACATTCAGCAATTTTTGGACGAAGGCTATTTGCGATGGGATTCTCTAGGCGAATTTTTGGCACTTGGTGCATCGCTCGAGCATGTGTTCCACACAACTAAAAACGAGCGTGCCAAAGTCCTTGCCGACACGCTAGATGTTGCCGTGGCAAAATATCTTGAAAACGACAAATCTCCTGCAAGAAAATTAGGACAAATTGACAATCGCGGTTCGCATTACTATTTTGTGTCTTATTGGGCAGAAGCTCTAGCCAACCAAACTGATGATACTGAATTGTCTAAAAAATTAACGCCAATTGCACAAGAATTGAAAGCCAATGAGACTAAAATCAATGAGGAATTGACGGCTTCTCATGGGCAGCCACAAGATATTGGAGGCTACTACGATCCGTCTGAAATGAAAACTACGCGAGCTATGCGTCCATCGGCTACATTGAACGAAATTGTAGGTAAAATTTAATTTTTAAAAGATTTTCAATTCATAAAAAGCTACTCTTTTTCAATTTAAAGGGTAGCTTTCTTTCAATTTTCTTAGTGCAAATTCCTATATTTGTACAAATATCTCAACGATTCATGCCTTTATCCAAAAAAATATTTGATTATGTTTTTGCTATAATTTTGCTAATTATACTTGCAATTCCCATGCTTTTAATTTGGATAATTGCCAGCATCGATACGCAACAAAACGGAATTTTTAAACAAAAACGAGTCGGACAAAATGCCAAACTTTTTACCATTTATAAATTTAGGAGTTTAAAGGGAACTTACACCAATAGCGTAACCACCGAAAAATCTCATAAAATCACCCATTTTGGGCACTTTTTAATCAAAACTAAATTAGACGAAACCCTGCAATTAATCAATATTTTAAACGGCACGATGAGTTTCGTGGGGCCACGCCCCGATGTGCAAGGCTATGCCGATGAGCTCCAAGGAGAGGACAGAATCATTCTGAAAGTAAAACCAGGCATTACGGGCCCCGCACAGTTGGCATATAAAAACGAAAATGAGATTTTAAACCAAGTATCAGACCCGATTAAATATAATGATGAGGTTTTGTGGCCAGATAAAGTGAAAATCAATAAAAAATATGTCGAAAATTGGAATTTTAAAAATGATATACTTTATTTATTAAAAACCATTGGATTCCCTTGTTCGATTTAATTTTGGGGGCTTTAATCGTTTCTAGATTAAATATTTACTAAATTAAATCAGGAAATAGAAAGCCAATGTTGATATATATTAATAATTTATTTATTTTTGCAGAATGATTAAGAAGACCCTAATTGCAGCGGCCATCACTTTAGCATTCGTTTCTTGTAACAGAAGTTTTGAAAAAGCGATGAAAAGTAATGATGCTCAGTTTGTTTTAAAAACGGCAGACGAGCTTTACGCTAAAAAGAAATGGCGCTACGCAACCGATTTATATACCAAAATTGCCCCAGACTATGTGGGGACCAAGGAGGCTGAGCATATTTATTTAAATTCAGCTTATGCCAACTTCTACGATGGCAATGAAACTTTGGCAGCAAAACAATTTGAGAATTTCTTTGTGCAATATCGAAGAAGTCCTAAGGCTGAGGAGGCTCTATATATGTCGGCTTATAGTTATTACAAAGGATCGCCAGACTATAATCTAGACCAGAAAAACACTTACGAAGCTATGAAAGCACTTCAGAATTTCATAGACACCTATCCTACCTCTTCTAGAGTAAAGGATGCAAATGAGCTAATCAACGAACTTAGAAGAAAACTAGAAAAAAAAGCTTTCAACATAGCTAAAGATTATTACAGAACACTTAAATACAAAGCAGCTGCGGTGAATTTTGCAAACTTTATCGATGATTTTCCAGATTCAAAATACAGAGAAGAAGCCTACATCTATTTGTTACGCTCAAAGGCTGAACTCGCGATTCAGAGTGTTTTGTCTAAAAAAGAAAACCGCTTGAAGGAAGCCCGCACGGCTTATAGACTTCTTAAAAGAAACTACCCTAATAGCCAATATCTAGACGAAGCAGAGAAATGGCTGAAAAAAATTGAGGAAGAAGAAGTTGAAACCATCGAAGAACTCAAAAGAATTGAAGAATATAACAAGAATAGAAAAAAGCTAATAGAGAACAAATTATGAACTATAAAAATATCAACGCGGAACAGTCTACTATCACTTATGATAGAAATAAAATTCAAGAACCAACAGGAAACATCTATGAAGCTATCGTAATTATGGGAAAACGCGCTGAACAAATCAACAGCGAAATCAAAACAGAATTACATGAAAAGCTAGATGAGTTTGCCGCAAATACAGATTCTCTAGAAGAAGTATTTGAAAACAGAGAGCAAATTGAGGTTTCTAAGTTTTACGAAAGATTGCCAAAACCTACCGCTATCGCAGTAAGAGAATGGCTAGATGGTGATGTATATTTCAGAAAACCAGAAGAGAAAAAAGACTAAATGTCTTCTTTAAAAGATAAAAAAATCATAGTAGGTGTCACAGGTGGAATTGCGGCATACAAAATTCCATTGCTTGTGAGATTGCTAATCAAAAAAGGTGCGGAGGTGCGTGTAATTACAACGCCTGCCGCACTTAGCTTTGTTAGCAAGCTCAGCCTTCATGTGGTTTCTACTCAGCCTGTACTGAGTGAATTTTCAGATGCCAACGGCGAGTGGAACAATCATGTAAAATTAGGCTTGTGGGCAAATGCAATGCTTATAGCTCCACTCACAGCCAATACGCTAGCTGCTATGGCACATGGCAAATGCAATAATCTCTTGCTTGCCACTTATCTCTCGGCTAAATGCCCCGTTTTTGTAGCTCCAGCAATGGATTTGGATATGTATAAACATCCTACTACGCAAGAGAATTTAGCCAAAATAAAATCTCATGGTGTTTCGGTGATTCCAGCTACCTCTGGAGAGTTAGCAAGTGGATTGAATGGTGAAGGGCGCATGGAGGAACCAGAAAATATGGTATCATTTCTAGAAGATTATTTTTCAGAA
It includes:
- a CDS encoding RteC domain-containing protein codes for the protein MEQYFEKVFQDIHREEEKVTLDVATVIPEALEMIHYLSKVLEDARVYILERGFNDEQEEIHFFRNIKPHIYGKLMYYNRIYKMEIIRPTTKGKIYEDYFAKEKKRLKSRHNHFLKTNPFYIYYHSGRTDEDHKYFLRSSFNFQEGLENHAFDLDRRFSTYYDYLTARIIGRELFYEYLHFRTTTQFDKIANENHRSIHWTESKAALVELIYALHAAKAISSGQISLNKIAVTRQALFKIELQDIHHTFHRMKSRSGSRTLFLNQLVNSLETYYG
- the dnaX gene encoding DNA polymerase III subunit gamma/tau, with the protein product MSNYVVSARKYRPQNFEEVVGQEAIATTLEHAIASEHLPQALLFCGPRGVGKTTCARILARRINEENADENTEDNDFAFNIFELDAASNNSVDDIRGLVDQVRFPPQTGKYKVYIIDEVHMLSNAAFNAFLKTLEEPPAHAIFILATTEKHKIIPTILSRCQIFDFKRIQISDIKDHLQKIAEKEGVTYEDDALHLIAQKADGALRDALSIFDRLVTFGQGNLTLKGVAETLNVLDYDFYFQVTDACLGNQIPEALNLLDDILKKGFDAQMFVSGLGGHFRDLLVAQNPQTINLLDVGENTKNKYLEQAQKCTPKFLIDAIKICNQADINYRASKNQRLTVEIALMQLCSLTTPDGELKKKSLKS
- a CDS encoding TrmH family RNA methyltransferase; protein product: MTEELQLAHHQVTNDSHGKSIVLVLNHVQSPQNIGLIIRTAEAMGVQKIFVISEQFSELTPKIKRLTRSTEKYISIEFSTEIIPVIQLLKNQNFSIFALEKTSQSVDCKTFSPKFPCAIVVGNEKNGVEEEALKLCDTHVHLTMYGKNTSLNVAVATGMLLHEWV
- a CDS encoding beta-N-acetylhexosaminidase; the encoded protein is MIKNLLLAGCLGLMASCATQQSLGNLQNTKADYPIVPEPNEILIKNGGFVLNNKVKIFAPKSLNKEADFLKDYLKTATNLKLSVAEPNQASGIHLVIDPSVKGEEAYTLSINDSNVKITASTSTGIFYGIQSLRQLVHNQKNIEYFPAVEIKDEPRFAYRGMHLDVGRHMFPVDFIKKYIDLLALHKMNKFHWHLTEDQGWRLEIKKYPKLTEVGAYRAETAIKKHFPGSGLKDETFKGDGKKYGGFYTQDQARDIVKYAADRHITVIPEIDMPGHMLAALAAYPELGNGTGPYEVGKWWGVFPQILAPKEETFKFIEDVLTEVMDIFPSEYIHIGGDEAPKKEWKESKQAQDLILKLGLKDDTEPNKFDGRKHTKEEKLQSYFINRVEKFVNSKGRQIIGWDEILEGGLAPNATVMSWRGEEGGIAAAKQNHKVIMTPGDYVYFDHYQTEKDRDTQTPFAICCLTTVEEVYSYNPQPKELTEEQKKYIWGAQANVWTEYIPTSAQVEYMAVPRMGALSEVVWTQLNKKDYNDFKQRMQSLKKLYDQMNVNYEKTFFQQ
- a CDS encoding cytochrome ubiquinol oxidase subunit I, translating into MDTEILARIQFAFTIAFHYIYPPLSIGLGLMMVIYESQYIRTKKKEYEILAKFWTKIFALTFGLGVATGIVMEFEFGTNWATYSKYVGDIFGSALAAEGIFAFALESGFLGVLLFGWNRVKPWMHLVSTIGVFFGSMFSAIWIVVANSWQQTPAGYKIVGEGMDARAEITNFWEMVFNPSSVDRIIHVWQGAFLAGVFLVLSVHAYYLVKNRYVEISKLAFKYALVVATIVSLSQLLSGHATADGVSKNQPEKLAALEGHYAADAKADLYIMGWVNQKTQEVTGIYIPGGLSFLTHHNFNAPVQGLNDFPQDEIPTQINAIFQFYHLMVAIGVFLILLCVYASVQLYRGKLFERKWLLRIFVFSVILPQIANQVGWFAAEMGRQPWVVYKLLRTSDALSKAVSANQIMFSLVLFTLVYLLLLCLFIYMLTKKIMHGPYDESEDEKRPQQEEISHFFDSK